A region from the Gossypium hirsutum isolate 1008001.06 chromosome A08, Gossypium_hirsutum_v2.1, whole genome shotgun sequence genome encodes:
- the LOC107926116 gene encoding autophagy-related protein 8f → MAKSSFKIEHDFEKRCAEAARIRVKYPDRIPVIVEKTKGNDIPNIDKKKYLVPADLTVGQFVYVIRKRIKLSAEKAIFLFVDNVLPPTGAIMSTIYDEKKDEDGFLYVTYSGENTFG, encoded by the exons ATGGCTAAAAGTAGCTTCAAGATCGAGCATGACTTTG AGAAAAGGTGCGCTGAGGCTGCAAGAATTAGGGTAAAATACCCAGATAGAATTCCA GTGATTGTGGAGAAGACTAAAGGAAACGACATCCCTAACATTGACAAGAAGAA ATACTTAGTACCAGCTGACTTGACAGTGGGTCAGTTTGTCTATGTGATCcgaaaaagaatcaaattgagtgCTGAAAAGGCTATCTTCTTATTTGTGGACAATGTCCTCCCTCCAACTG GAGCAATTATGTCAACCATCTATGATGAAAAGAAGGATGAAGATGGATTTCTGTATGTTACATACAGTGGGGAAAATACATTTGGTTAG